The nucleotide sequence GAgccaattccaatcaaatttgagcatttcatatttttttttatcggtTTTACCTGAAAGGGGAATATCCAGAAGATAACAGGAGGGCAATTCAACAATGTTCATGCATAAGGAATCCATGGCCTAAGAGAAACCCATCTCCAGGTTCATCATAAATTGACAATCAAGCCCCGTGCAGCTAAGGCCTCAAAAAGCTATATCGAGCACTATGGAAGACGCGATATCATCAACTTTTGTTTCAGGCTGGGCATGGCTCCCGAGCGACCTTCTACATTTGATTGTAGAAAAGTTGATACCAACCTCTGACTATATCCGATTTGGTGCAGTTTGTAAGCATTGGCAATCAGTCGCTTTGCTTCAGAAGCAGCGGCGCCTCAAATCACATCAACAACAGCTTCCAATGCTGATTATTCCCAGCAAAGACAACATCAATGATAGGCGTGGCTTGTATAGTGTCATGCATGGTAAGAATTGTGGCTTTGAGTTGTATGTGCCTTACAACAACAGGTGCTGCGGTTCTTCCCACGGTTGGTTGGCTTGTGTGAATGACAATTTCGGGGTAAATCTCTTCAACCCTTTTATCAAACGTACCATTCTCCTTCCACCAGTAACCAAAGTCCCCCAGGACATACGAAAACATGCTTATAGAAGAGATCACTACATTAAGAAGGTTGTATTGTCTGCAGACCCTTCTTTGTGTCCAAATGATTACGAGGTTGTGGCACTTTTCGATTGTAATGGAACCAGAATAGCTCATATCAAGTCAGGGGACAATGCTTGGACTCACATAGATCAAACAATCAGATATTTTTATGGTCTGCATCAAATAATAGGATTCGATGATGTACTATACTATAGAGGCCAGTTTCTTGCTGCTAGTCGGGAGGGTGGAGTTTTTTCGATTAACATTGGCAATGACTCAACTCATAAGCCTCATGTAAGTATGGTTTTACCAATAGTTCCAAGTATTGATGACAAAGCTTACCTTGTGGAATCGTCCCAGGGAGATCTTTTGCTGGTTAGGAAGTTCCAAAGTTTGAATTACAGCGAGTGTTTCATTGAAAACTTTAGCTTCAAGGTTTTCAAGCTGTTCAGTGCTTCCGGGGGTAGAACTGGACCCGAATGGATCGAGGAGATTGAGAGTATTGGAGATGATGCTTTTTTCATGGGTGACAACCAGTCCATATGTGTCTCTGCTTCAGACTTTCCAGGATGTCAGCCGAATTCCATATACTTCTGCATTGATGATCGGGTGGGTGTGGCTTATGAGGAAGCTCAAGGATCTCTTGACATGGCAGTTTTCAATTTGGAAAACAGAAGATTCGGAACACGTTACTACTGCTTAAGCCGTTCGCAGAAGAACATGCCGCCATCTATTTGGATTTTGCCCACCATGGTGTGAAAACGATGTTTTGTATGACAGAATAACTTCAAGCTCTTCCATGTGATAGAATAATTTGAAGCTCTATATTTCATTTGTGAGTCTAATTGTAAGCTTATGTTAATagttatgttttttttccttataaaaACGATATTGGGGGAGGAAAATACGAACACAGAACCTCGGCTGCAAGAGTAAACACACTTTACTCCTCGAGCTTCAAAACCTTTGCAATTTGTGTGTTATGCTAGTCGGGAGGGTGGCGTTTTTCGATTAATTTTAGCAATGACTCTCCTTTGTATTAAGAATTTGGCCATGTTGAACCATACAAGGAGAAAAAGTCATAACCTTTCACATTGGTTTTGCTGAAATGAGAGAATTTCCACCTTGTAACCAACGAGAATTACAattcaacaatgttgatcaCTCTGGAAGATACACCAATGCCCTCGGATTTAGGCTGGGCATGGCTCCCGAACCACCACCTGGATTCGATACTAGAAAAGTTGATACCAATCTCCGACCATATCCGGTTTAGCGTGGTCTGCAAGCATTGGAAATCAGTAGCTTTGCATCACAAGCAGCAGCGCGTCAAATCACGTCACAACCAGCTCCCTATGCTCATGATTCCTACCAAACACAACAGCTGCGAAAGGCGTGGCTTGTATGGTGTCACGTAACGGAAGCCTTACAACTTTGAGTTGTAAGTGCCGTACAAGAAGAGGTGTTGCGGTTCTTCCCATGGTTGGCTGGCTTGTGCGGATGACAATTTGGCAATAACGCTCTTAAACCCCTTCACCGGACGTACCATTCGCCTTCCACCAGTCACGGTAGTCCCACCGCAGGCGGAAACTTTTTCCTGTGATTACTACATTAACAAACTTGTATTAGTTTCCAAATGATTATGAAGTTCTGGTACTCTATGATCATGCTGGACACAAAATAGCCCATTTGAAGTCGGGGGATGGCGGTTGGAGTCACATAGTCATACATACACTGATCGGATTTTGCGATTTAATTTACTATGAAGGCCGGTTTCTGGTCGTTAGTTATGACGGTCTGGTTTTTTCGATGAACACCAGCAGTGGCTCGACTGCTAAACCCGATATAATCCTAGTTGTTAAACATGCTCCACAAGGAGGAGCAACCCTTGTCGAATCGTCCAGTGGGGATCTACTGCTCATCCGGAAGCTTGATGTGTTTGATTTTTGGTTTGGTAAGATgactcagagcttcaaggtttaTAGGGTGGAATGTGCTTGCGGGGATAGACCCGAACAAGTGGAGGAGATTGAGAGTATTGGAAATGATGCTTTGTTTTTGGATTACACTGCATCCATGCGTGTGTCTGCTTTGGACTTCCCTGGATGTCAGCCGAATTGCATATACTTCGTCGCTGATGGCCGGACAGGTCATCTTGATGAAGAACCTCAAGGGCCTCTTCACATGGGTGCCTTCAACTTGGAAAACAGAAGAACGGAAACGCACCAGCACTGCATCGATCGTCCAAAGGCGAACATACCATCATTGATCTGGATCTTGCCCACCATTGTGTGAAAATATGTGACTCAAATTCATCAAACAAATTGCAATTGGCTTCCAAAAACAGTATGTTTGAAATTATTTGTCTTCAATTTGTGGCACTTCATTGTCAGTAAAGAACATTTAACAAAATTCCAGATCTGCAACAACATCGAAGGGCAGACCGAATAAAAGAACGACAAAACTTATCATTCATTATCCAGATTGAAACAACAATCCCTCTAAAATTGATTACTCATGCGGAAGAAAAGCGAAGTAAAAACACAGCATAAAAGTAGAGAGGTAAATTTGCAGTTTTGACTACTCCCGTTACATTTTGTGCAGAAGCAATTCATCCGGGTGAACCGCCTGCTGCTGCCATTGGCCAGGATCAATCAATGtgcatcttcttcttcacaaAACTTGGTGTACTTTTCTGCGTCCAACAATTTATTCAGTTCACCACTATCGCTTATCTCGACTTTCATTATCCACCCATCCCCATACGGGCTTGAGTTGACCTAGTTCAGAAAAATGAATCAAACGTTACGACCATGAAGGGTGAATGGTGAGGAATCTTTGCTGATGTGTCTGTAATGATGCAATGCTCGTACCACATGCATAACCCCAGCAGTTTAAGGGAATTTTCAAAGCTGAAAACTTTTGATAGTTTGGAAAAAAACTTAAGGAGAGTTAAAAATTTCTCACAAGACCACTAACTTTACTTTAATCCAAACAAACCTAATAGAATGCAAGTGTCTTCAACTGTTTATCCAAGCCTTGATTGTGTCAAACATTGCGAAGTGGGTTAGCTTAAAACCGATTAATCATTTAGAACTAAGTTTGTTCAATCTTTCAGGAAATTTAGCAGGATGTCTTTTGTTTCTTGACTTCTCAACAAAAGATGGGGCATCAACAACATTTGTGATGTTAATTTTGAATCATGTCTCACTTCAGATATAAGAATTTACCCGAATTACAAGTGGTAAAATACTAATAACAATAACGATGACAGAAGTAGTGAAAAGCTCATGACTGAAACCTGGTAGTCAGTTTTTATGCAATTATTATACCAATGGTAGAGAAATAACATAGGATATGGGAACCTACCAAACCAGGGGACTTGCTAAGCTCTTCATTGACTTCAGTCACTTTTCCCGACACAGGAGAGTAAACATCACTGGTTGCCTTGACACTTTCGACTGCTCCAAAGCCTTCGCCCTGCTTCACAGCAGCCCCCGCTTCTGGCAACTCAACATACACAACATCACCTAAGTGATCTTGCGCATGATCAGTTATTCCAACAGTTGCGGAGTTTCCATCAACTTTCACCCACTCATGAGAATCGGCGTACTTGAAATCTTTCACAACTGTAGAAAACAGAAAAGTAAAATCTGAAACCACCACAAAACTACGGAAAATTTACCATCCACAATCCAAACAGGAATCTAAATAATTCGATCTATCAACATAATAATAACAACTTCTTTCTGAGCTTTGATGCAGAACAGGATACCTCATCAGATAATATCGTCGGGGAAAAACAGAATGaaaatactgtttttttttttttgttgttgtcatGAAACCAACTCTGagaatgttttaattggtttttatAGGCAAAATTGCTACGAGAGACGGAAACAGAGATCCATTACCTCCTAAGTAAACATTTTGCTCATTCATAATAAACAACGGATACTTTTATCTAGACACGAACTTGTAATTCCAACAAACGAAATGAAGTCCCGAATATGTATCTGTCAAACACCATTCACAATTCCACAGTACTTCGCAACTGAAGCCAATTccaatcaaacaaaaacaactgtTGAAACATAATGGACAGATCATTACACACATCACACTGACATCAACAGATGCAAAAAAACGCAAAAACCCATTAACGTCTTGAAGATTAAATCCAAAACCTACACCAAATCAAACCATTTGCCgaaacacacacacaacccATCAGTAAAAATCAGATCTTTTATAGCAACATGATGGATCAGGCATTTCAACAAACACATAACGGAGATCCATATCTTCCCCAACAAACAAACCCATGTTACAAAATACCAAATTCTCAATAATCCCAGTATTAACCAAGAAAATACAAGCAACCCATGTTCAAAAGCATTCATCTTTCACAAAGATCATTGCAGAAACAATAAAGCAAATCagaaagaatgaaaaaaatgaTCCAATAGAAGTGGAAATTTTGTGGGTTTTTTGTTTGCTTACCAGAAGCAAATCCTCTGAGGGTGGTTTGGATTCTGAGGTAGGAAGCCGCCCTCGAAGCCCACACCAACCTTGAAGCCATTTGTGAAatccaacacaaaacaaacactaCCGCTTTGTCTCTctttaaatataaaaacttcACTCCATTTTTATATAGTGGGGTTGGTAGGTGTGCTTTTTAATTTGCTTCCTCTGTccctaattattattattatttttttattttgttatagtATATGGTACATTtggaattaaattaaaaaaatagaaatacaTGCAAAGGAAACTTTAATAGAAAActttcggtactgtttattttaacgaaaaattatatttttacactaaaaaatcaatcatggtactatttattttacattttattatgtcgttatcgttaaaactcaaaattttcattaatttttctaataatatattgagaaaatattttcggaaaaaagaaaagtaaatggAGATACGAGGTGGTGGGTCAATTCATCAACAAACCTAATAAGGTTGAAGTTGGTGAGTGTCGTTGTGGCAGAGTGATAGTCTcggattattaattaattaattaattttagtttgtaTGTCACAGGGTCCATGGTTGCATGGAAATTTTGTAAGACCATGGGTTTTTTAACACAAtagaaaattaatttattacaattttatttttaaaaataggacttttttgtttttctcttcgcATTGGTTTTAGAAGGCTCCAATGATATGACATACGAGCACTTGTTTCTGTTGTGGAAATTTACATGTGAATCCACAATCtgaccaaactttttgttcacTTTCCTCGCTTGTTATGACTAATGCGGAGTGCGAAAATcgttttccttttattattaTGGTCAAATTAGGTCATAATTTTTCTATTAAGTATGTATTATGTTAGATTGTTAATTCGATCGATTACTCATTTTTGTGAAATTCTTGCTACCTTTAGGTGTTATTCTAAAAATTCTTGCTAAGCGCCGCCAGCTTAGGCATTAAGTGAATGGTCACTGACCCTATTAATTCttaggtgtttgaaaattaaataagGACACCTAGATCTGCCTAGGCACCCACCTGGGTAGCGACTCTCACTTAATCAGAAATTAGATAACTTTTatattgcattttattttttcaataaattgtaagagacttcttaaatacttggatgaacactcattatatgcttgttttcTATATTTTCAATGTGTTCTAATAGTTTATAATCTATGACACCTAGGCTAGGCCCCTACCCGTTGCCCAACTAGCACTTAGCGTCTTTTTTAAATCTTCTCGTGTGAACTGAACATAATTGTAAGAGGAGGACGGAATAATAGACTTCCAAGATGGTTGAGTGATCGAACTAACAATTTAACAACATGACAGTTATTCGTGCATGTTAGCTTCTTTCTTGCAGTCTCTAGTCACATAGAGAGATATGGAGCTTGAGCATTTTAGCCATGAGCATACCTTAACAGCGAATGATTTTTGATGAAGAGATGGATAGTTAGGATGAGAAAATGTATTACTTTGTTATCAGTGTTTACAAAATCCATCCATCAAATAGGTAAAACAGTCCTGACATCCTTGTGCATAGTTCTAATAACAGTACTAACCTGCTCAGTTTGATCGTCGCTTGAACACGCACAGCAGTTTCGACATCCGGGTAGCAACCGGCATCAATCATTTCTTCGAAAATTTCCAAGCACCTTGTGTATGGTTTCTTTCTCGAGTATGCTCCAAGCCGCGAAGTCCATGTCACACCATCAGATTTCAAGTTTTTGAGTGGAAGCGACTGAAAGAGCTCTTCCATCTTGTCGAAAAATCCTGCCCTTCCGTATATGTTAATCAAGATTTTTTATGTACTGATATCAGCTGCAGAAGGTCCTTTTT is from Malus sylvestris chromosome 5, drMalSylv7.2, whole genome shotgun sequence and encodes:
- the LOC126622172 gene encoding F-box protein SKIP23-like isoform X2: MLIIPSKDNINDRRGLYSVMHGKNCGFELYVPYNNRCCGSSHGWLACVNDNFGVNLFNPFIKRTILLPPVTKVPQDIRKHAYRRDHYIKKVVLSADPSLCPNDYEVVALFDCNGTRIAHIKSGDNAWTHIDQTIRYFYGLHQIIGFDDVLYYRGQFLAASREGGVFSINIGNDSTHKPHVSMVLPIVPSIDDKAYLVESSQGDLLLVRKFQSLNYSECFIENFSFKVFKLFSASGGRTGPEWIEEIESIGDDAFFMGDNQSICVSASDFPGCQPNSIYFCIDDRVGVAYEEAQGSLDMAVFNLENRRFGTRYYCLSRSQKNMPPSIWILPTMV
- the LOC126622174 gene encoding glycine cleavage system H protein 2, mitochondrial-like, giving the protein MASRLVWASRAASYLRIQTTLRGFASVVKDFKYADSHEWVKVDGNSATVGITDHAQDHLGDVVYVELPEAGAAVKQGEGFGAVESVKATSDVYSPVSGKVTEVNEELSKSPGLVNSSPYGDGWIMKVEISDSGELNKLLDAEKYTKFCEEEDAH
- the LOC126622172 gene encoding F-box protein At2g26160-like isoform X1; the protein is MEDAISSTFVSGWAWLPSDLLHLIVEKLIPTSDYIRFGAVCKHWQSVALLQKQRRLKSHQQQLPMLIIPSKDNINDRRGLYSVMHGKNCGFELYVPYNNRCCGSSHGWLACVNDNFGVNLFNPFIKRTILLPPVTKVPQDIRKHAYRRDHYIKKVVLSADPSLCPNDYEVVALFDCNGTRIAHIKSGDNAWTHIDQTIRYFYGLHQIIGFDDVLYYRGQFLAASREGGVFSINIGNDSTHKPHVSMVLPIVPSIDDKAYLVESSQGDLLLVRKFQSLNYSECFIENFSFKVFKLFSASGGRTGPEWIEEIESIGDDAFFMGDNQSICVSASDFPGCQPNSIYFCIDDRVGVAYEEAQGSLDMAVFNLENRRFGTRYYCLSRSQKNMPPSIWILPTMV